The Mycolicibacterium mucogenicum DSM 44124 genomic sequence CAAATGGGCCGCCCCCGGCATGTGCAACCCCGCCGACCCGGTGCCCTGCATCTCGGGTACACCGACCCAGGAACAGATCGACAACGACACCCGTACCGCCGCCCAGCGCCGCCATGATGCGTACAAGATGGTCGGCCGCATGATCCTGAAGACCGGCATGCTCGGCGAACACAACGGATTCCCCGTCGCGGTGGTCGCCACCTGCACCGTGACCGACCTCGAGAAGCGCACCGGGGTGGCGCTCACTCACACCGGTACCAAGCTGCCGGTCAAGGACCTGGTTCAGATGGCCGCCGCCGGAGCCGACCACTACCTCGTCGTCTTCGACGACCACACCGAACAACCGCTGTACATGGGCCGAGCGCGTCGTACCGCCACTGTCGCCCAACGTTTCGCTTTGTTCGCCCGCGACCTGGGCTGCACCAAACCCAACTGCACCGCCCCCGCATCCCGGTCTCAGGCCCATCACGTCAACACCAACTGGCGCGATCACGGCCCCACAGACATCACCAACCTCACCCTGGCCTGCGGCCCAGACAACCGCCTCGCCGACACCGGCGGCTGGACCACCACCATGAAGAACGGCCGCACCCACTGGACCCCGCCACCACTGCTCGACGTCGGCCAACCCCGAACCAACCACTACCACCGCCCCACGCTCTACCCAGCGGAGCGCGGCGATGCTGACGGCGGCGAAAGTGGCAGTCCCGCAAACTGATCCGGCATTCCGCCGCGCCATCCAGAGCCGCGACGGCAGTGCCACGTGCGCCGCTACGAATCGCTCGCTGACGACGCGACTCGCGGAGACGCAGTGAGTGCCGCTCGACGCCTTCGACGCCTTCGACGCCTTCGACGCCTTCGGCGGCGTAGCGCCCGTAGCGCGTCAGCCCTTGAAGTAGACGATCTGGTGGGTACTGGCGAGCAGCGCGCCATCGCGAGCCCACACATGCGCACTCTGGTCGAAGTACCCGTCCGAGAAGCGATTTGCGTGCGCACTGCCCAACACGTAATCACCGCCGATGCTTTCGAGCTCCTGCCCATTGGCATGGAAGTACGTGGTGAGTGAGATCGTGCCGGCCGGAAAGAATCCACCGCGCCGCAGGAAAACCCGGGGATAGAAGATGTCGGACATCGCGGCTAGGGCGGCGAAGTCGATGCCGCGCTCGTTGGCGTCCCGCACCCACAGCGTCGTCCGCGACGACTCACTGGGCTCGGCATCCTCTGCCGGAAAAGGATTTTCGACGAAACGCATGTCGTACTGACTGACCCACGGCAGGGGAGGACCGCTGACTTCGAGTCCCTCGGGTCCGGTCACAGTCGGCATGCGCGACTCGTCGTCCGACCAGGTGTCGCGGCGGATGCCGAAAACCATGGTGGCAGTGGTCTTGATGTCGCCGTCCTGGCTGAGTTCGGCGATCCAGTGCTGGTTCGTGCGGTTGGTGCGGGCGGGCTTCAGCGCGATGTCGAACTCGCCGTCGGCGATGGGCGCGGCGAAGTTGACCGTGAGCGCCAGCGGTTCACCGATGCGGTCGGGCCGCAGCTCGACCGCGTGCAACAGCGTCGCCGCGGTGATTCCGCCGAACGGGCCGACCATGTTCGCCCAGTCCGGGTGCGTCTGCCCACGCATGCGCGTGTCATCGACGGGCTGCAGGTCGAGGGCTTTGTCGAACGAATGAGAGCCGGTCACGCTCAACATGATGCCTGGTGCTGATTTGGCGTCCTCAGTGTGTTGCGGCGCGACTGGACACCTTGCCCGTCGCGTCGGCGCGGAAGAGGGCGTCGTTGTAGTGGCATCCCGCGGGAATCCACTCGAACGTCTTCTCCTCGGCGAACTTGTAGTACAGGACGCGGCGGCCGGCATTCGGTGCGGTCGGCGGGGGAGTGCTGTGCATGATGTCGCCGTAATGCAGTGTGAGATCGCCGGGTTCGGTGTCGAGTTTGACGACGGGCAAGTCGCCCTCTCGGCCCCACTGCAGCCAGTGCTTCGTATAGCGGTGCGAGCCGGCCAGCACCATCAACTGACCGTTGGCTGCGTTGGCGTGATCGAGCTGGATGCCCGCCTGGATGAGCGGGCACATGACGGGGTGTCCGCCGATGCCGTCGTCGACGTGCCAGCCCAGATCACCGTCGCCTTTGACCACGTCGGAGTTCTTGATGAAAACCATTGGGCCGTCGAGCCGGTCGTCGCAGACTCGCAGCTCGGGGCCCGCCAGTCGGACGTACGCGGTGGTGCGTGGTTCTGTACACAGCGCCTGTAGGACGTCGGAGTAGCGGCCCAGATAGTTGATGCGCGTGACGATTTCGGCCCCGCTGGAGTTCAGCGACCACCACGAGAACGGATCGCCGGGTGTGGTCATGGCCCGGACTGTCTCGACTTCCGCGCCCCACGCGGCGACCTCGTCGGGGCTGTAGACGCCGCGGATGTGCAGGTAGCCGGCGACGTTGAAGAAGTGGCGCAGGTCTTCGATGTCGTCGTCGACGGTGAAGGTCTGGTGCAGATCGAGCGGCCGACCGTCCCGGTCGATGAGCGTCTCCCGCACCGCTGCGGTGTAGATCGGGGTGCCGGTCAGGAGGGTCTGGGTGGCTGGCTCCCAGCGCTGCCAGTCCTGCAACGTGCCGCGTGCCAGCCGCGCCCGCTCGGTACGGACGGCACCGGACGCGGAGAGCAGTCTGTTCAGGAACGCCGAGAACGTGGTCTCGTCCAGCTCGACCAGGGTGGCTCCGGTGTCACCGCTGGTGGCCTCCACACCTGCCGGTGTTGCGTGCCAGGTGCGGGTCGTGCCGTCGGGGAGTTGGAAGGCGAGCGGCGGGACGCCGGCGAGGTCGTCGACGACGAGAGTGCCGTGTCGCGCGTTGAGGGCGGGCAGTTCGTGGGTGTGAAAGTCGTCGAACGAATGATGGGGAAACGACGCTGCGATGGCGTCGACCCACGGCAGTCCGGTGCCCAGCTGGTCGGTCGCCATCGTCGTCCTTCCTTACGCGCCGATTATCAGCCCGTGGCGCGTCCTCCCGTGGCGCCATGCGAACATGGTGGCCGCGATCTTCGCGATGGGGCGGTAGCTCAGTTGGTTAGAGCCGGGGACTCATAATCCCTTGGTCGCGGGTTCGAGCCCCGCCCGCCCTACTCAAAGGCTGTATGACGTCGGCTGATGGCTGACATTTCTTTGTCGGGTGATGCCTGACAGTGTTTCGGCTGATGCTTTACACCTGCTTCGGCTGATCCTTGACACCCAGCCCCGCCCGCCCTACTCAAACTCGCTGACGCGCCGGACTCAACGACACCCGCCGTTTGACTCGCGCCGAACTACCCCGACTGTCGGTGGCTTCTACTTCGATCACCGCGATGACGGGATCGCCCCGCTTCAGCGCGCGAGCGGCCTTGCGTTGGGCGACGGGCGGAATCTCCACGGCGAGAGTGGCTTTGCGCAACGGCGGCAGGTTCAGCATGGCGGGCCGCAGATGCAGTGTGCGGGGTTGGCGCATCCGGCGGGGAACGTCGATCTCGCCGGTGGCGATCACGTCGCAGGGCAGGCCGGCCGAACGCACTTGCAGAACAACCGAATCACCCAGTGGCTGATTGCGTTCGCCGCCGAGCCACAGCCTCACGTTCGGCAGCGTCATGCCGCCGGCTTCCTCATCGCGACTTAGCCGCGATGCGATGGCAGCGCTGATCAACCTGCTGGTCAGCCCACCTTTGCGACGCGCCACGACGGTAACCTACGCCGGTTGGCAACGCAGCGAAGCAGGAATGCGGCGCACAGCGAGTCCGGTGCGTTACGGCTGCCTGGGTTGTTCCGTCAGCGGTGCCACGGTCGGCAGGAACGGGTTGATGCGGGCGTGGCGCAGGGTGCCGGGAACATTCGA encodes the following:
- a CDS encoding acyl-CoA thioesterase, with amino-acid sequence MTGSHSFDKALDLQPVDDTRMRGQTHPDWANMVGPFGGITAATLLHAVELRPDRIGEPLALTVNFAAPIADGEFDIALKPARTNRTNQHWIAELSQDGDIKTTATMVFGIRRDTWSDDESRMPTVTGPEGLEVSGPPLPWVSQYDMRFVENPFPAEDAEPSESSRTTLWVRDANERGIDFAALAAMSDIFYPRVFLRRGGFFPAGTISLTTYFHANGQELESIGGDYVLGSAHANRFSDGYFDQSAHVWARDGALLASTHQIVYFKG
- a CDS encoding phytanoyl-CoA dioxygenase family protein, translating into MATDQLGTGLPWVDAIAASFPHHSFDDFHTHELPALNARHGTLVVDDLAGVPPLAFQLPDGTTRTWHATPAGVEATSGDTGATLVELDETTFSAFLNRLLSASGAVRTERARLARGTLQDWQRWEPATQTLLTGTPIYTAAVRETLIDRDGRPLDLHQTFTVDDDIEDLRHFFNVAGYLHIRGVYSPDEVAAWGAEVETVRAMTTPGDPFSWWSLNSSGAEIVTRINYLGRYSDVLQALCTEPRTTAYVRLAGPELRVCDDRLDGPMVFIKNSDVVKGDGDLGWHVDDGIGGHPVMCPLIQAGIQLDHANAANGQLMVLAGSHRYTKHWLQWGREGDLPVVKLDTEPGDLTLHYGDIMHSTPPPTAPNAGRRVLYYKFAEEKTFEWIPAGCHYNDALFRADATGKVSSRAATH
- a CDS encoding HNH endonuclease signature motif containing protein, with protein sequence MAIDSAIVLNAYAALEDAIATVNGLDYSGLPIKVLLELQSRRETLKCAAEAVDHQIMAAAQTQATAKEIGAKDWPEVLHVRHRISREEARRRVRDCDNLGPRSAITGEPLGPVWELVAAAVAEGAINGEHVQVITNFFAKVPLWVDPVTMAQCEADLVADARVKTPEDLRKAAADLLYRLDQDGPEPDDSEPDTKRAINHGKQRSDGTSEVSGTIEAETRAYWDAINDKWAAPGMCNPADPVPCISGTPTQEQIDNDTRTAAQRRHDAYKMVGRMILKTGMLGEHNGFPVAVVATCTVTDLEKRTGVALTHTGTKLPVKDLVQMAAAGADHYLVVFDDHTEQPLYMGRARRTATVAQRFALFARDLGCTKPNCTAPASRSQAHHVNTNWRDHGPTDITNLTLACGPDNRLADTGGWTTTMKNGRTHWTPPPLLDVGQPRTNHYHRPTLYPAERGDADGGESGSPAN